A single genomic interval of Antarcticibacterium arcticum harbors:
- a CDS encoding glycosyltransferase family protein — translation MRRGKNILRKFQKRWQLLLWLEIFLYGFGAGIFVVFLTQSYLWGLAAFILVATLTLLFIRPWEIRLKNVHSYIDRELPAMEYSSQLLLQPREDLSPLAQLQQKNVINALEKDLGKIKPENNLMRAGVITGFLVLIGFLGFRLGWVQDFEFKQSVSEQEERIVLRPADSVAATTQPPLLESQKVSLRYPAYTGLRSVTTSKMNIEAVEGTRVSWEISFDSKIDIAQMESMGNTYKMNFSKGAYSGSSTVNASGFYNFRFFDTSGAAYVTDLYSIQVIRDKAPVVEIPGLPQFTSFEYDDKKVIDLTAIISDDFGVGNAHIIATVSKGTGESVKFREEKLSFDSQVKGGSKKLELRKRIDLDQMKMGVGDELYFYVEAIDLKQPLANRTRSETYFAVIKDTVSYGAGVEGTLGVDLMPDYFRSQRQLIIDTEKLISNRNKIPKKEFNSTSNDLGFDQKALRLRYGQFMGDESEGGIATAENNEISGEEEDDPLAAFTHDHDGDNKHNLVEPTHQDHGDEEEENENPLDKFLHDHGDPESATLFTDNLRSKLRQALDIMWDAELHLRLYEPEKSLPFQYKALALIQEIKNSARIYVHRIGYDPPPIKEEVRLTGKIEEVSNYLKTADLKKPESDPYMRKAIHKLEELITKEIPISAEDKKVFELAGNELAEKAIESPGKYLQTLQELKWLSEEREIPVELLQRVQRGLLDGISKPEATPGKGNKYREEINKLFLKELEKNDQ, via the coding sequence ATGAGAAGGGGAAAAAACATATTACGAAAATTTCAAAAGCGATGGCAGTTGCTGTTATGGCTGGAGATCTTTTTATATGGTTTTGGAGCGGGTATTTTTGTGGTGTTTCTTACCCAATCTTATCTTTGGGGGCTTGCTGCCTTTATACTTGTTGCAACTTTAACCCTCCTGTTTATAAGGCCCTGGGAAATCAGGTTGAAAAATGTTCACAGTTATATTGACCGGGAACTGCCCGCGATGGAATACAGCAGCCAGCTACTTCTGCAACCCCGGGAAGATCTTAGTCCACTGGCTCAGCTACAACAGAAAAACGTTATAAATGCACTGGAAAAAGATTTAGGGAAAATTAAACCTGAAAATAATTTAATGAGAGCGGGTGTAATTACTGGTTTTCTGGTTTTAATTGGATTTTTGGGCTTTCGCTTAGGGTGGGTGCAAGACTTTGAATTTAAACAATCTGTTTCAGAACAGGAAGAGCGCATTGTTTTACGTCCGGCAGATTCTGTAGCCGCAACTACTCAGCCTCCTTTACTGGAAAGTCAAAAGGTTAGTCTGCGATATCCCGCCTATACCGGGTTGCGCTCTGTTACTACTTCCAAAATGAACATCGAGGCGGTGGAAGGCACCCGGGTGTCCTGGGAGATCAGCTTTGATTCAAAAATAGACATTGCACAAATGGAAAGTATGGGGAATACTTATAAAATGAATTTTAGCAAAGGTGCGTATTCCGGGTCTTCCACGGTAAATGCTTCAGGTTTCTATAATTTCAGGTTTTTTGATACTTCGGGCGCCGCTTATGTAACAGATCTTTATTCTATTCAGGTGATACGCGATAAAGCGCCCGTTGTTGAAATACCCGGCCTGCCCCAATTTACTTCTTTTGAATATGATGATAAAAAAGTGATCGATCTTACCGCAATTATTTCTGATGATTTTGGGGTTGGCAACGCACATATTATCGCTACCGTCAGTAAGGGTACAGGGGAATCGGTAAAATTCAGGGAAGAGAAACTCAGTTTTGATTCTCAGGTTAAGGGTGGAAGTAAAAAACTGGAGCTGAGGAAAAGAATAGACCTGGACCAGATGAAAATGGGGGTAGGGGATGAACTCTATTTCTATGTGGAAGCAATAGATTTAAAACAGCCGCTGGCCAACCGTACCCGCAGTGAGACCTATTTTGCCGTAATTAAGGACACCGTCTCTTATGGTGCGGGAGTAGAAGGCACTCTGGGAGTTGACCTGATGCCGGATTATTTCAGAAGCCAGCGCCAGTTGATCATTGATACCGAAAAATTGATCTCTAACAGAAATAAGATTCCGAAAAAGGAGTTCAATTCTACCAGCAATGATCTTGGTTTTGACCAAAAAGCCCTTAGATTGAGATATGGGCAGTTCATGGGTGACGAATCTGAAGGCGGTATCGCAACTGCTGAAAACAATGAAATTTCAGGAGAAGAAGAGGATGATCCTCTGGCCGCATTTACACATGATCATGATGGCGATAATAAGCATAATCTGGTTGAACCAACCCACCAGGATCACGGTGACGAGGAGGAGGAAAATGAAAACCCTCTTGATAAATTCCTGCATGACCACGGCGATCCTGAGTCGGCCACGCTTTTTACAGATAACCTGAGAAGTAAGTTACGGCAGGCTTTGGATATTATGTGGGATGCAGAGCTGCACTTGCGTTTATATGAACCTGAAAAATCCCTGCCTTTCCAGTACAAGGCCCTTGCGCTTATACAGGAGATAAAGAACAGCGCACGTATTTATGTGCATCGTATTGGGTATGATCCCCCGCCCATAAAAGAGGAAGTGCGGCTTACCGGAAAAATTGAGGAGGTCTCAAATTATCTTAAAACAGCCGACCTTAAAAAACCGGAATCTGATCCCTATATGCGTAAGGCAATTCACAAACTGGAAGAATTGATTACAAAAGAAATTCCAATTTCTGCGGAAGATAAAAAAGTCTTTGAACTGGCAGGAAATGAGTTGGCCGAAAAAGCCATTGAATCTCCCGGGAAATATCTGCAAACCTTACAGGAATTGAAATGGCTTTCCGAAGAAAGGGAAATTCCGGTGGAACTTCTTCAAAGAGTGCAACGAGGCCTTCTTGATGGGATTTCCAAGCCGGAGGCCACTCCCGGGAAAGGAAACAAATACAGAGAGGAGATCAATAAATTATTTTTAAAGGAACTGGAAAAGAATGATCAATAA
- a CDS encoding DUF2179 domain-containing protein — MNDFGKAITVYKGERGYLPNSFNVKHDCDIVMTIVTRIEIHRIKEAINNIDPNAFFYVQRIKEVKGGLGKHTSHGH, encoded by the coding sequence GTGAATGATTTTGGTAAAGCTATAACAGTCTATAAAGGAGAAAGGGGGTATCTTCCCAATTCATTTAATGTGAAACACGACTGTGATATTGTCATGACTATTGTGACAAGAATTGAAATTCACAGGATCAAGGAAGCAATTAACAATATAGATCCCAATGCTTTTTTCTATGTGCAAAGGATCAAGGAAGTTAAAGGCGGTCTTGGAAAACATACAAGCCATGGACATTAA
- a CDS encoding ABC transporter permease — protein MENNTNNFSKPRFGWILKMAWRDGKASGRKLSLFMASIVLGIAAVVSIQSFGENLKNNISLQSKSLMGADFKIDSNKEPNEKVLGIIDSLGGADAREIGFVSMAAFTGTNATKLVQVRGIEPGFPFYGELETEPENAGDLYHTQNAALVDATVMLQLGIKPGDSIKIGNISLPVLASLHAVPGSTSIFSSVAPPVLIPYKLIEQTGLVQTGSRVNYEFYFAAPGMNMEQLDNDLSNVLDNLEADLDTHTSTSERLGRRYDNFGKFLNLVAFIALLLGCVGIASAINIYIKGKLRAVAVLKCIGATKRQTFLIYLIQIGVMGLLGGIIGTVAGLFLQQLFPLLLGDLLPVDVTMTFSPQVIVMGLLLGIFMSVLFALYPLMGTLYISPLQALRIQDETKSKSGKAGLLVLFGIFCFILLFSYWLLRDWRYSLAFVAGIIITFSILAGVAKLFMNAIRKFFPSSWGFPARQSLLNLFRPQNQTLTLILAIGVGTFLISTLYFTKDILLAQASLESNVSSPNMILLDVQTGQRDSISNTIMQKDLRLIDDIPIVTMRVHSINGRSVNSIREDTTANVNRWILNHEFRVTYRDSLIASEALQDGNWIPTAQGTEVIPISISDNFADDAKVGVGDKLSFNVQGVLLNTVVGSIRTVDWSRMQLNFSIIFPVGVLEDAPQFRVLTTKISNEEASASLQQDLVRDFPNVTIIDLRQVITVIEGLLNKISWLINFMAFFSILTGIIVLLGAVRTSKFQRIKESVLLRTLGAKSNQILKILALEYMYLGVLGALSGILLSLFSSQLLAWQVFDSPFIPSLYPFLILFPAISLLVMLIGLSNSISVIKSPPLEVLRKEGK, from the coding sequence ATGGAAAATAACACTAACAACTTCTCAAAGCCCCGGTTTGGCTGGATCTTAAAAATGGCCTGGCGGGATGGAAAAGCAAGCGGCAGGAAACTATCTCTTTTTATGGCCTCTATTGTTTTGGGAATTGCTGCGGTGGTTTCCATTCAATCCTTTGGCGAAAATTTAAAAAACAATATTTCACTGCAGTCCAAATCCCTGATGGGTGCCGATTTTAAGATAGACAGCAACAAAGAGCCCAACGAAAAGGTGCTTGGAATAATTGATTCTCTGGGGGGTGCAGATGCCAGGGAAATAGGTTTTGTGTCTATGGCAGCTTTTACCGGCACCAATGCCACCAAACTGGTGCAGGTTCGTGGAATTGAACCGGGTTTTCCTTTTTACGGGGAGTTGGAAACAGAACCCGAAAATGCCGGAGACCTTTATCATACCCAAAACGCTGCTTTGGTAGATGCTACTGTAATGCTTCAATTAGGCATTAAACCGGGAGATAGTATAAAAATTGGCAACATAAGCCTTCCTGTCCTGGCTTCATTACATGCTGTGCCGGGAAGCACCTCGATATTTAGTTCGGTGGCGCCACCGGTACTTATTCCTTATAAATTAATAGAACAAACCGGTCTTGTGCAAACCGGAAGCAGGGTTAATTATGAATTTTATTTTGCTGCTCCCGGAATGAATATGGAACAGCTTGATAATGATCTTTCTAATGTACTTGATAACCTGGAAGCAGATCTTGATACTCATACTTCTACCAGTGAAAGACTGGGCCGCAGATATGATAATTTTGGCAAGTTCCTTAATCTTGTAGCTTTTATAGCCCTTTTGCTGGGCTGTGTAGGAATTGCCAGTGCCATTAATATTTATATAAAAGGAAAACTGCGGGCCGTAGCGGTACTCAAATGTATTGGAGCTACCAAACGGCAAACCTTCCTGATTTACCTTATCCAAATTGGGGTTATGGGGTTATTGGGTGGTATTATTGGAACCGTTGCAGGGCTGTTCCTTCAACAGTTATTCCCGCTATTATTAGGAGACCTGTTACCGGTAGATGTTACTATGACCTTTTCCCCGCAGGTAATTGTGATGGGATTACTCCTGGGAATTTTTATGTCGGTGCTTTTTGCGCTTTATCCATTAATGGGAACCTTATATATTTCCCCACTGCAGGCCCTGCGAATCCAGGATGAAACCAAATCAAAATCGGGCAAAGCCGGATTATTGGTATTGTTTGGAATTTTTTGTTTTATTCTCCTGTTTTCATACTGGTTATTAAGGGACTGGAGGTATTCGCTGGCCTTTGTTGCCGGAATAATTATAACTTTCTCCATTTTGGCCGGGGTTGCAAAACTCTTTATGAATGCTATAAGAAAATTTTTTCCTTCATCCTGGGGATTTCCTGCGAGACAAAGCCTTCTCAATCTTTTCAGGCCCCAAAACCAGACCCTTACCCTAATACTTGCAATTGGGGTAGGAACTTTTCTTATAAGTACCTTATATTTTACAAAGGATATTCTGCTGGCTCAGGCGTCTTTGGAATCAAATGTAAGTAGTCCTAATATGATCCTTCTTGATGTTCAAACCGGCCAAAGAGATTCCATCTCAAATACCATAATGCAAAAGGACCTTAGGCTAATAGATGATATTCCCATAGTTACCATGCGGGTACATAGTATCAACGGGCGCTCTGTAAATTCCATCAGGGAAGACACCACGGCAAATGTGAACCGCTGGATCCTGAACCATGAATTTAGGGTTACTTACCGCGATTCCCTTATCGCTTCTGAAGCCTTACAGGACGGGAACTGGATTCCCACAGCCCAGGGAACAGAGGTCATCCCCATTTCCATAAGCGATAATTTTGCTGATGATGCAAAGGTGGGCGTAGGTGATAAACTAAGCTTTAATGTGCAGGGCGTTTTACTTAATACCGTTGTGGGTAGTATTAGAACAGTAGACTGGAGCCGCATGCAACTCAACTTCTCCATAATTTTCCCGGTGGGGGTGCTGGAGGATGCTCCCCAGTTCAGGGTCCTCACTACCAAAATTTCAAACGAAGAGGCCTCAGCATCCCTGCAGCAGGACCTGGTACGGGATTTTCCCAATGTAACTATTATTGACCTTAGGCAGGTGATCACGGTAATAGAGGGCCTGCTTAACAAGATCTCCTGGCTTATTAATTTTATGGCATTTTTCAGTATACTTACCGGCATCATTGTACTGTTGGGTGCGGTACGTACCAGTAAATTTCAGCGTATTAAAGAAAGTGTGTTACTGCGAACCTTAGGTGCGAAGAGCAATCAAATCCTCAAGATCCTTGCCCTGGAATATATGTACCTGGGAGTCCTGGGGGCGCTTTCGGGAATTTTACTGTCACTATTTAGCAGCCAGCTTCTCGCGTGGCAGGTTTTTGATTCCCCGTTTATTCCCTCGTTGTATCCATTCCTTATTTTATTTCCGGCAATTAGTCTTCTGGTAATGTTAATAGGATTGAGTAACAGCATAAGTGTTATCAAAAGCCCACCCCTGGAAGTATTAAGAAAAGAAGGAAAATAA
- a CDS encoding response regulator transcription factor — protein MNILLVEDDEMLLKSLTFFLRSNTHIVIPFNNGLDAISYIETHVRDLDLVITDLNLPFAGGQQVIHTTRQIADAHLPIMVLTSSGVESTEIEVFDLGADEFISKPFSPNVLLKRIEKLKR, from the coding sequence ATGAATATTCTACTGGTTGAAGATGATGAAATGTTATTAAAATCTCTCACGTTCTTTTTAAGGTCAAATACCCATATTGTAATTCCTTTTAACAATGGCCTGGATGCCATTTCCTATATTGAAACCCATGTCAGGGACCTGGACCTTGTGATCACAGACCTTAACCTTCCCTTTGCAGGAGGGCAGCAGGTAATACATACCACCCGTCAAATTGCAGATGCACATCTTCCTATTATGGTTCTCACCTCCTCTGGGGTAGAATCTACAGAAATTGAGGTATTTGACCTGGGGGCCGATGAGTTTATTTCCAAACCCTTTAGTCCAAATGTGCTTTTAAAAAGGATTGAAAAATTAAAGAGATAA
- a CDS encoding ABC transporter ATP-binding protein — MAKILNVHHLEKTYSSGSKKLTVLHDISFDIEERETFAIVGPSGSGKTTLLGLCAGLDRPDGGKIELCGTNLSSLTEDERAVLRNRNIGFVFQDFQLLPTLTALENVAVPLELQGAKNALQISRKLLEKVGLGDRFDHYPSQLSGGEQQRVAVARAFSNRPSILFADEPTGNLDAETGEKVIELLFELNKEHGTTLVIVTHDLELAQKTQKILRLKGGRILENSTPAV; from the coding sequence ATGGCAAAGATATTAAACGTTCATCACCTGGAGAAAACCTATTCCAGCGGATCGAAAAAACTTACGGTCCTTCACGATATAAGTTTTGATATAGAAGAAAGGGAAACCTTCGCCATTGTAGGCCCTTCCGGAAGCGGGAAAACCACCTTGCTTGGTTTGTGTGCTGGCCTCGACAGGCCTGATGGTGGAAAAATTGAGTTGTGTGGCACAAATCTAAGTAGCCTCACTGAAGATGAACGGGCTGTGTTGCGCAATAGAAATATTGGTTTTGTATTTCAGGACTTTCAATTGCTTCCTACACTTACCGCCCTTGAAAATGTAGCAGTTCCATTGGAATTGCAGGGCGCAAAGAATGCGTTACAAATAAGCAGGAAATTACTTGAAAAGGTGGGACTGGGAGACCGGTTTGACCATTATCCCTCTCAGCTATCCGGGGGCGAGCAACAACGCGTTGCTGTGGCAAGGGCCTTTTCCAACCGTCCATCTATACTTTTTGCCGATGAACCCACTGGTAACCTTGATGCTGAAACGGGCGAAAAAGTGATCGAACTCCTTTTTGAGCTTAATAAGGAGCATGGCACCACGCTGGTAATAGTAACCCATGACCTGGAACTGGCACAAAAAACTCAGAAGATCCTTCGGTTAAAGGGGGGCAGGATCCTTGAGAATTCAACTCCCGCAGTATAA
- a CDS encoding HD domain-containing protein, producing the protein MENIQAMDINMSIFNEIYSKVIGALEKDLPEWLTYHNAAHTQYVLEQAEKIAVQENISGRNLLLVKIAALYHDAGFLIDHENHEELGCDLASRELLGTQLTRAEIDTVCGMIQATNIPQKPTNILEKIVADADLEYLGTENFKKFGDNLYREMLHFNPKLSPKEWDNIQIDFLSRHSYHTNFCRKNREPMKQLNLNSVKERYLVWPNK; encoded by the coding sequence TTGGAAAACATACAAGCCATGGACATTAATATGAGCATTTTTAACGAAATATATTCCAAAGTGATTGGAGCCCTGGAAAAGGATCTTCCCGAGTGGTTAACCTACCATAATGCTGCCCATACCCAATATGTATTGGAGCAGGCAGAGAAAATTGCGGTGCAGGAAAACATTAGCGGCAGAAATTTACTCCTGGTAAAAATAGCCGCATTATATCATGATGCAGGATTTTTAATTGATCATGAAAACCACGAGGAACTGGGTTGTGATCTGGCCTCCCGCGAACTTTTGGGCACACAATTAACCAGGGCAGAAATCGATACAGTGTGTGGTATGATACAGGCCACAAATATCCCGCAAAAACCAACTAATATTCTTGAAAAAATAGTGGCCGATGCCGACCTGGAATACCTTGGTACAGAAAATTTTAAAAAATTTGGAGATAATCTTTATAGGGAAATGTTACATTTTAACCCCAAACTATCTCCAAAAGAATGGGATAATATACAGATTGATTTCCTGTCGCGTCATTCCTACCACACCAATTTTTGCCGAAAAAACAGGGAACCTATGAAACAGCTCAATCTTAATTCAGTAAAAGAACGGTATCTGGTTTGGCCAAATAAATAA
- a CDS encoding YaiO family outer membrane beta-barrel protein, whose translation MILFYRFCIVFICLTSCFPAVSQTNPETSFENVRELARQNDFDTAIAQMEILVAAYPENDDFRLYLARLNFWNKDYEKATNELTPLFAAEKLKQEPVDLQLQIFLASQDYEKLLNLSKTALEIFPSQGDQYLLYQALAMERTGDSAAAIEVLSQVSLNSELFKSASYLRTELLGRQKNLITIGYLNTSFSNPGASPWHLAHLEYARKGIKIPYSLRVNYGHTFGNSAVQGEVDAYPKISKNSYLYLNLGFSDNNSVFPGLRMGGEYYYNFKKLSSSAGARYLKFSAAEVLMFTGSVSAVLGDYQLGYRPFLISENNNWFVSHALKFRRSFDSREAYVQLDLQYGGIPYYFIVTNDLLRMNSYRAGINLRFRIADNFFVQPILMYEREEFTPANFRNRFNTQLNLSTRF comes from the coding sequence ATGATCCTATTCTACCGCTTTTGTATAGTCTTTATATGTTTAACCAGCTGTTTTCCCGCTGTTTCCCAAACCAATCCCGAAACAAGTTTTGAGAATGTTCGGGAATTGGCACGGCAGAATGATTTTGACACGGCGATAGCTCAAATGGAAATCCTGGTTGCCGCCTATCCGGAAAATGACGATTTCCGTCTTTACCTGGCCCGATTGAATTTTTGGAACAAGGATTATGAAAAGGCAACTAATGAGCTCACCCCTTTATTTGCTGCTGAAAAATTAAAGCAGGAGCCCGTGGACCTGCAGTTACAAATATTTCTCGCATCCCAGGATTATGAAAAACTGCTTAATCTTTCAAAAACTGCTTTGGAAATTTTTCCGTCGCAGGGAGACCAGTATTTGCTCTATCAGGCACTGGCGATGGAAAGAACCGGCGATAGTGCAGCGGCAATTGAGGTCTTATCGCAGGTATCCCTGAATTCTGAACTATTTAAAAGTGCCTCATACCTACGCACTGAATTGTTAGGAAGGCAGAAAAATCTTATTACAATTGGATATTTAAACACTTCCTTCAGCAATCCGGGGGCCTCCCCCTGGCATCTCGCCCATCTGGAATATGCGAGAAAAGGAATTAAAATTCCCTATTCTTTAAGGGTGAATTACGGGCATACGTTTGGAAATTCGGCAGTACAGGGAGAAGTGGACGCCTATCCCAAAATTTCAAAAAATTCCTACCTATATCTTAATCTTGGATTTTCTGATAATAACAGTGTTTTTCCCGGATTGAGAATGGGAGGGGAATATTATTATAATTTCAAAAAATTAAGCAGCTCTGCAGGTGCGCGGTATTTAAAATTTTCTGCCGCAGAGGTACTTATGTTCACAGGAAGTGTATCGGCAGTATTAGGAGATTACCAGTTGGGGTACAGGCCATTTTTAATTTCAGAAAACAACAATTGGTTTGTATCTCATGCTCTTAAATTCCGAAGATCTTTTGACTCGAGGGAGGCCTATGTGCAATTGGACCTGCAGTATGGCGGGATCCCCTATTATTTTATTGTAACCAATGATCTTTTAAGAATGAATTCCTATCGCGCAGGTATAAACCTGAGATTCAGGATCGCCGACAACTTTTTTGTTCAGCCTATCCTCATGTACGAAAGAGAGGAATTTACCCCTGCAAATTTCAGAAACCGTTTTAATACCCAGTTAAATCTTAGCACCCGATTTTAA
- a CDS encoding glycosyltransferase family 2 protein, with amino-acid sequence MANSIDIFIQIFNYLIIFFAVFVMISYIILAIISGVSLKAYLKKNRFVNYNALLSLESAPRVSLIAPAYNEGKTIQENVRSLLAINYNNFDVIVVNDGSKDDSIPVLIKAFELVSSGMQYLPEIPTKEVKAIYVSSNPAFSKLIVVDKFNGGKADALNTGMNLSKNPYVVCIDVDCIMDKDVLLKLAKPYLEQSDKKVIATGGVVRIANSCIIKSGKLIEVKAPDNFLARIQVIEYLRAFILGRMAWSKLDGLLIISGAFGMFDREIAIKSGGYDTNTVGEDMELIVRMRRHMIDRKESYVVQYIPDPLCWTEAPESYKILGKQRSRWMRGTIETLWTHRKMMFNPKYKTLGLLSYPYWLFAEYYAPIIEVTGILITIVLVAFGIISWKFFLLFLLLVYLFAVMFSMMALYTEESTFKRYETIADLKKLTLVALLEPLIFHPFTVYAALKGNWEKLSGNKGWGDMTRTGFDKKPT; translated from the coding sequence ATGGCGAACTCAATTGATATTTTTATCCAGATATTTAATTATCTCATCATTTTCTTTGCAGTCTTTGTAATGATCTCTTATATAATTCTGGCCATTATCTCCGGCGTTTCATTAAAAGCCTACCTAAAAAAAAACAGGTTTGTAAATTACAATGCGCTGCTCTCCCTGGAAAGTGCACCCCGGGTTTCGCTAATTGCCCCTGCATATAATGAAGGTAAAACCATACAGGAAAATGTACGTTCCCTCCTGGCAATTAATTACAACAATTTTGATGTGATCGTGGTGAATGACGGGAGTAAAGATGATTCTATTCCCGTTCTTATAAAGGCTTTTGAACTAGTAAGTTCCGGAATGCAATACCTGCCTGAGATACCCACCAAAGAAGTAAAGGCTATATATGTTTCTTCAAATCCTGCATTTTCTAAATTAATTGTAGTAGATAAATTTAACGGCGGCAAGGCCGATGCCCTTAATACCGGAATGAACCTTTCTAAAAATCCATATGTGGTATGCATAGATGTGGATTGTATAATGGATAAGGATGTCCTGCTAAAACTTGCAAAACCCTATTTAGAGCAATCAGATAAAAAGGTTATCGCCACCGGTGGAGTGGTAAGAATTGCTAATTCCTGTATAATTAAATCGGGAAAATTGATAGAAGTCAAAGCACCCGATAATTTTCTGGCCCGCATACAGGTTATAGAATACCTGCGGGCATTTATCCTTGGGAGGATGGCGTGGAGTAAACTCGATGGATTACTTATTATAAGCGGTGCATTTGGTATGTTTGACAGGGAAATAGCCATAAAAAGCGGCGGCTACGATACAAATACGGTGGGTGAGGATATGGAACTCATAGTTAGAATGAGAAGGCATATGATAGACCGTAAAGAATCTTATGTAGTACAATATATTCCGGACCCCTTATGCTGGACCGAGGCACCGGAGAGTTATAAAATCCTTGGAAAACAGCGCAGTCGCTGGATGCGTGGTACCATAGAAACCCTTTGGACCCACAGGAAAATGATGTTTAATCCAAAATATAAAACCCTGGGGCTATTAAGTTATCCCTATTGGCTTTTTGCCGAATATTACGCCCCAATTATTGAGGTAACCGGAATTTTAATTACTATCGTTCTTGTGGCATTTGGGATTATAAGCTGGAAATTTTTCCTGCTTTTCCTATTGCTTGTGTATCTTTTTGCAGTGATGTTTTCTATGATGGCTTTGTATACCGAAGAGTCTACTTTCAAAAGATATGAAACCATAGCCGACCTGAAAAAGCTTACACTTGTGGCCCTGTTGGAACCTCTCATTTTTCATCCTTTTACAGTGTATGCTGCGCTCAAGGGAAATTGGGAAAAATTGAGTGGAAATAAAGGTTGGGGTGATATGACCCGTACAGGTTTTGATAAAAAACCTACATAA
- a CDS encoding arylesterase codes for MRNLLGFYVLLGFLLFVSCGEKAKKDEGPRPQQTNETLYSKVEQRGVILFFGTSLTAGMGLDSEEAFPAVIQQKIDSLDLGYEVVNAGLSGETSAAGKNRIGWVLKQKVDVFVLEIGANDGLRGVPIEETRKNLQAIIDTVRAKGPDTEIILAGMQIPPNMGQAYATEFRELFPSLAQENDLYLISFLLEDVGGNPKLNQQDGIHPTAEGQKILARNVWEVLYPVISK; via the coding sequence ATGAGAAACTTGTTAGGATTTTATGTTTTGTTGGGCTTTTTATTATTTGTTTCCTGTGGGGAAAAGGCCAAAAAGGATGAGGGGCCCCGCCCGCAACAAACCAATGAAACTCTTTATTCCAAAGTGGAGCAGAGAGGGGTGATCCTTTTCTTTGGTACAAGTTTAACGGCAGGAATGGGGCTGGATAGTGAAGAGGCTTTCCCGGCAGTAATTCAGCAAAAAATCGATTCCCTGGATCTTGGATATGAAGTTGTTAATGCGGGGCTTAGTGGTGAAACGAGCGCTGCGGGGAAGAACCGTATAGGTTGGGTTCTCAAACAAAAAGTTGATGTTTTTGTGCTTGAAATAGGAGCAAATGATGGTCTTAGGGGAGTTCCTATTGAAGAGACCCGAAAAAATTTACAGGCTATCATTGATACCGTGAGGGCAAAAGGTCCTGATACCGAAATAATTCTCGCGGGAATGCAAATCCCTCCAAATATGGGTCAGGCGTACGCAACAGAATTCCGGGAATTGTTTCCCTCCCTTGCACAGGAAAATGACCTGTATCTTATTTCTTTTCTATTGGAAGATGTAGGCGGTAACCCAAAATTGAATCAACAGGACGGGATACATCCTACTGCTGAAGGTCAAAAAATACTGGCAAGGAATGTATGGGAAGTATTATATCCTGTAATTAGTAAATAA
- a CDS encoding putative quinol monooxygenase yields the protein MVVIVKYKILPGKNDVAIAALTSLIEIVLEEPYFISIKMNVDLNDPENILLYEEWKDGNYYNGEHKNTPHLIEFMRTSREFLSGAPEITQWETIKTFTA from the coding sequence ATGGTAGTAATTGTGAAATATAAGATCCTGCCCGGAAAAAACGATGTGGCCATTGCCGCCTTAACCTCCCTCATAGAAATTGTACTTGAGGAACCTTATTTTATAAGCATTAAAATGAATGTAGATCTTAATGATCCTGAAAATATTCTGTTGTACGAGGAGTGGAAAGATGGGAATTATTATAACGGTGAGCATAAGAACACTCCCCACCTAATTGAATTTATGCGTACGTCGAGAGAATTTCTTTCGGGAGCGCCTGAAATTACCCAATGGGAAACCATTAAAACATTTACCGCCTGA